A single genomic interval of Spirosoma linguale DSM 74 harbors:
- a CDS encoding lipolytic protein G-D-S-L family (PFAM: lipolytic protein G-D-S-L family), which produces MNKYFLILALIFLTSSFTRKELAWVAIGDSITYLNEHLDETGNRITKGYMTRVTEQLPHVHYVNQGHNGWTAGKIASSIETLGLVKADLYSVFLGTNDWWAGRPLGTLADYQRGTGNATVYGSFRIIINKLRNLNPQAPIILITPMQRVDFVYLTNFKNNAYGSYKPKNGQWLESFANAIDSIGHYEHLPVVDLYHTKGLQMKNLVKYKRLKDPQTGAYTNYAYPKFIDIPFNPETDEYPYPTDAIDKTYDGLHPSDAGYSLISRKLVKIIRQYR; this is translated from the coding sequence ATGAATAAGTACTTCCTAATCCTGGCCCTGATTTTCCTGACGAGTTCGTTTACCCGTAAAGAGCTTGCCTGGGTAGCCATTGGCGACTCGATCACCTATTTAAACGAGCATCTGGACGAAACAGGCAATCGAATTACCAAAGGCTACATGACTCGTGTAACAGAACAGTTGCCGCATGTACATTACGTAAATCAGGGGCATAACGGCTGGACAGCGGGCAAGATAGCGTCTTCGATTGAAACCCTGGGGCTCGTTAAAGCCGACCTCTATTCGGTCTTTCTGGGAACAAACGACTGGTGGGCTGGCCGACCCCTGGGCACCCTGGCCGATTACCAGCGCGGCACCGGCAATGCAACGGTATATGGCTCATTCCGCATCATTATCAACAAACTCCGCAACCTCAATCCACAGGCTCCAATCATTCTGATTACGCCCATGCAGCGCGTGGATTTCGTCTACCTGACCAATTTCAAGAACAATGCTTATGGCTCGTATAAGCCCAAAAATGGGCAATGGCTCGAATCGTTTGCCAACGCCATTGATTCGATTGGCCACTACGAACACTTGCCGGTTGTTGACCTATACCATACGAAAGGGTTACAGATGAAAAACCTGGTCAAATACAAACGGTTGAAAGATCCCCAGACGGGAGCATACACCAACTATGCCTATCCGAAATTCATCGATATACCGTTCAACCCGGAAACGGATGAATATCCTTACCCGACTGATGCTATCGATAAAACTTATGATGGACTTCACCCATCCGATGCCGGTTACTCACTGATTAGCCGTAAGTTGGTAAAGATTATCAGGCAATACCGTTAA
- a CDS encoding Amidase (PFAM: Amidase~KEGG: mxa:MXAN_3566 amidase), with amino-acid sequence MNRRSFIKNSSVVSLSASTLTVAACSSPKQASTEKDSAAFTDDFELNEVTIGDLQKKMQSGQYTAAAITQLYLDRIKVIDKQGPSLNSVIELNPDALSIANAMDQERKAGKLRGPLHGIPILIKDNIDTGDQMMTTAGALALDGHKAAKDAFVAKKLRDAGAIILGKTNLSEWANFRSTRSSSGWSSRGGQTRNPFVLDRSPCGSSSGSGSAVSANLCAVAVGTETDGSVIAPASFCGVVGIKPTVGLVSRSGIIPISKTQDTAGPMTRTVTDAAILLGAMTGIDPADAVTTESQGKALTDYTQFLRADGLSGKRIGVEKSFLKGHEGVVGLFRQAIDVLKKQGAVIVEVELLNQFSSIGGAEFTVLQYEFKDGVNQYLASANAGVKSLAEVIAYNRKNEAKAMPFFKQETLESSEAKGGLSSKEYTDALAKTRTSRQLIDKLMASAKLDAICGTSIGFAGCIDLINGDYDTGFYFCPPAAMAGYPHITVPMGTVHGLPVGLSFIASAYQEGPLLSIGYAYEQASKKRIRPPFTKSLIPG; translated from the coding sequence ATGAACAGACGGAGCTTTATCAAGAACAGTTCAGTTGTCAGCCTTTCTGCCAGTACACTCACCGTAGCGGCCTGCTCGTCGCCCAAACAGGCATCCACGGAAAAGGACTCCGCTGCCTTCACCGATGATTTTGAACTGAACGAAGTAACCATCGGCGATCTTCAAAAGAAAATGCAGTCGGGCCAGTATACAGCCGCTGCCATTACCCAGCTTTACCTGGACCGTATCAAGGTCATCGACAAGCAAGGACCGAGCCTGAATTCGGTCATCGAACTCAACCCTGATGCTCTGTCGATTGCCAACGCTATGGATCAGGAGCGGAAAGCGGGCAAACTACGGGGGCCGCTTCATGGTATTCCGATACTGATAAAGGATAATATTGATACCGGCGACCAGATGATGACAACTGCCGGTGCCCTGGCTCTGGATGGCCATAAAGCGGCTAAAGATGCTTTTGTCGCCAAAAAACTGCGCGATGCCGGGGCTATCATCCTGGGCAAGACAAACCTCAGCGAATGGGCTAACTTCCGCTCGACCCGGTCGAGCAGTGGCTGGAGCAGTCGGGGTGGTCAAACCCGCAACCCGTTTGTGCTCGACCGGAGTCCGTGCGGTTCCAGTTCGGGATCAGGGTCGGCGGTGTCGGCTAATCTCTGCGCCGTGGCAGTTGGCACCGAAACGGATGGCTCGGTCATTGCCCCTGCCTCGTTTTGTGGCGTTGTCGGGATTAAACCAACGGTAGGGCTGGTGAGTCGCAGCGGCATTATTCCCATCTCAAAAACGCAGGACACTGCCGGTCCAATGACCCGAACGGTAACGGATGCGGCTATTTTGCTGGGTGCCATGACCGGTATCGATCCGGCGGATGCCGTTACGACTGAAAGCCAGGGCAAGGCCCTGACCGATTATACCCAGTTTTTACGGGCAGACGGGTTATCAGGCAAACGCATTGGTGTCGAAAAATCCTTTTTGAAAGGGCACGAAGGTGTTGTTGGGCTGTTCAGGCAAGCTATTGATGTCTTAAAAAAACAGGGAGCCGTTATCGTTGAGGTTGAGTTGCTCAACCAGTTCAGTTCCATTGGCGGGGCGGAGTTTACGGTACTCCAGTACGAATTTAAAGATGGCGTAAACCAATACCTGGCATCGGCCAATGCGGGTGTTAAATCGCTGGCCGAGGTCATTGCCTACAATCGCAAAAATGAAGCGAAAGCCATGCCTTTCTTCAAACAGGAAACCCTCGAAAGCAGCGAGGCCAAGGGTGGGTTAAGCAGTAAAGAATATACAGATGCGCTGGCTAAAACCCGAACGTCACGACAATTGATCGACAAACTAATGGCCTCCGCTAAACTGGATGCCATTTGTGGTACCAGCATTGGTTTTGCGGGCTGTATCGACCTGATAAATGGCGACTACGACACCGGCTTCTATTTCTGTCCGCCAGCAGCTATGGCCGGGTATCCGCACATTACGGTTCCGATGGGCACGGTACATGGGCTTCCTGTTGGCCTTTCTTTTATAGCCAGCGCCTACCAGGAAGGCCCCCTCCTCAGCATTGGCTATGCCTATGAACAAGCCTCGAAAAAACGAATTCGCCCCCCGTTTACCAAATCGCTGATTCCAGGCTGA
- a CDS encoding CRISPR-associated protein Cas6 (TIGRFAM: CRISPR-associated protein Cas6), with protein sequence MQFKLTLRPVSPKTLVPFNYAYKLSGFIYSVLAGADAQYAHFLHEQGYPITSTRRFKLFTFSDLIMPKIVVDAGAGGMWVNSPCIEWIVSFYVDTAAQHFLMGLFQDQRCVIMSNLQRAAHRAEFTIDRVEALPVRITSPVVRLRTLSPVVIALKDERGMDQYLHPAHEQFGPLLVANLWAKYRSIQADRQATALPGSQPADAMLPGSHPADAMLRYRLLSDAEESVARPSVPKSRLVTIKEGSGEQTQLRGYYGFTFDLEGPVELLELAVLAGVGRYNAEGFGCVGIVGK encoded by the coding sequence ATGCAGTTTAAACTTACGCTCCGGCCCGTCAGCCCAAAAACACTTGTGCCCTTTAATTACGCGTATAAGTTAAGTGGGTTTATTTATTCCGTACTGGCTGGGGCAGATGCTCAATACGCCCATTTTCTGCATGAGCAGGGTTACCCGATAACCAGTACGCGACGTTTCAAGCTTTTCACGTTTTCGGATTTGATCATGCCGAAGATCGTTGTAGATGCCGGGGCTGGTGGAATGTGGGTCAACTCTCCTTGCATCGAATGGATCGTCAGCTTTTATGTCGATACCGCAGCCCAGCACTTTTTGATGGGGTTGTTTCAGGATCAGCGGTGTGTGATTATGTCAAACCTCCAGCGGGCCGCACACCGGGCAGAGTTCACCATCGACCGTGTAGAGGCCCTTCCTGTGCGTATTACCAGTCCTGTTGTTCGGCTGCGTACATTATCGCCAGTCGTTATTGCGTTGAAGGATGAGCGGGGAATGGATCAGTACTTACACCCCGCTCATGAACAGTTTGGTCCATTGCTTGTCGCTAATTTATGGGCAAAGTACCGCAGTATACAGGCAGATCGACAGGCCACCGCGCTGCCCGGTAGCCAGCCCGCTGATGCGATGCTGCCCGGTAGCCATCCCGCTGATGCGATGCTGCGATACCGGTTGCTGTCGGATGCGGAGGAAAGCGTAGCCAGGCCATCCGTACCTAAATCAAGGCTAGTCACCATAAAGGAAGGTTCGGGTGAGCAAACTCAATTACGCGGCTATTACGGCTTTACGTTTGACTTGGAAGGCCCCGTCGAATTGTTGGAACTGGCTGTACTGGCGGGGGTAGGACGCTATAACGCCGAGGGCTTTGGATGCGTTGGCATTGTTGGAAAATAA